From a single Phocoena sinus isolate mPhoSin1 chromosome 1, mPhoSin1.pri, whole genome shotgun sequence genomic region:
- the SLC30A2 gene encoding zinc transporter 2 isoform X1, giving the protein MEATERKHLLDARLGAGSYRSLWQDGAGRIPLSSPGLDLQPVELATKSNHYCHAQTGPSSDCDLKKKRAWRQLWVACAFCLLFMIGEVTGGYLAHSLAIMTDAAHLLTDFASMLISLFSLWMSSRPATKTMNFGWHRAEILGALISVLSIWVVTGVLVYLAVERLISGDYEIEKGTMLITSGCAVVVNIIMGLILHQSGHGHSHGHEHSHDTSQQQENPSVRAAFIHVVGDFLQSLGVLVAAFILYFKPEYKFIDPICTFLFSILVLGTTLTILRDVILVLMEGTPRGMDFMAVRDLLLSVEGVEALHSLHIWALTVAQPILSVHVAIAGNADAQAVLKAARTCLQGKFHFHTVTIQIEDYSEDMKDCQSCQGPSD; this is encoded by the exons ATGGAGGCCACCGAGAGGAAGCATCTGTTAGACGCCAGGCTTGGAGCCGG GTCTTACAGATCTCTGTGGCAGGATGGGGCTGGCAGGATCCCTCTGTCTTCACCTGGCCTGGACTTGCAGCCCGTTGAGCTGGCTACCAAGAGCAACCATTACTGTCATGCCCAGACGGGTCCTAGCAGTGACTGCGACCTCAAGAAGAAGAGGGCATGGCGCCAGCTCTGGGTGGCCTGTGCCTTCTGCCTGTTGTTCATGATTGGGGAAGTCACTG GtgggtacctggcacatagtttGGCGATCATGACAGACGCAGCCCACCTGCTCACTGACTTCGCCAGCATGCTCATCAGCCTCTTCTCCCTGTGGATGTCTTCCCGGCCAGCCACCAAGACCATGAACTTCGGCTGGCATCGAGCTG AGATCCTGGGCGCCCTGATCTCTGTGCTGTCCATCTGGGTCGTGACTGGGGTACTGGTGTACCTGGCGGTGGAACGGCTGATCTCTGGGGACTATGAGATCGAGAAGGGGACCATGCTGATCACGTCGGGCTGTGCTGTGGTCGTGAACATCAT AATGGGATTGATTCTTCACCAGTCTGGCCACGGACACAGCCATGGCCATGAGCACAGCCACGACACCAGCCAGCAGCAGGAGAACCCCAGTGTCCGAGCTGCCTTTATCCATGTGGTTGGAGACTTTCTGCAGAGCTTGGGTGTTTTAGTGGCAGCCTTTATTTTATACTTCAAG CCAGAGTACAAGTTTATAGACCCCATCTGCaccttcctcttctccatcctcGTCCTGGGGACAACCTTGACCATCCTGAGAGATGTGATCCTGGTGCTGATGGAAG GGACCCCCAGGGGCATGGACTTCATGGCTGTGCGGGATCTGCTGCTGTCGGTGGAGGGGGTGGAAGCCCTGCACAGCCTGCATATCTGGGCGCTGACTGTGGCCCAGCCTATCCTGTCTGTCCACGTCGCCATCG CTGGGAATGCAGACGCCCAGGCTGTGCTGAAGGCAGCCAGGACCTGCCTGCAGGGGAAGTTCCACTTCCACACCGTGACCATCCAGATAGAGGACTACTCTGAGGACATGAAGGACTGTCAGTCATGCCAGGGTCCCTCGGACTGA
- the SLC30A2 gene encoding zinc transporter 2 isoform X2: MGTWEQPGPAERSYRSLWQDGAGRIPLSSPGLDLQPVELATKSNHYCHAQTGPSSDCDLKKKRAWRQLWVACAFCLLFMIGEVTGGYLAHSLAIMTDAAHLLTDFASMLISLFSLWMSSRPATKTMNFGWHRAEILGALISVLSIWVVTGVLVYLAVERLISGDYEIEKGTMLITSGCAVVVNIIMGLILHQSGHGHSHGHEHSHDTSQQQENPSVRAAFIHVVGDFLQSLGVLVAAFILYFKPEYKFIDPICTFLFSILVLGTTLTILRDVILVLMEGTPRGMDFMAVRDLLLSVEGVEALHSLHIWALTVAQPILSVHVAIAGNADAQAVLKAARTCLQGKFHFHTVTIQIEDYSEDMKDCQSCQGPSD; the protein is encoded by the exons ATGGGCACATGGGAACAACCAGGCCCCGCAGAGAG GTCTTACAGATCTCTGTGGCAGGATGGGGCTGGCAGGATCCCTCTGTCTTCACCTGGCCTGGACTTGCAGCCCGTTGAGCTGGCTACCAAGAGCAACCATTACTGTCATGCCCAGACGGGTCCTAGCAGTGACTGCGACCTCAAGAAGAAGAGGGCATGGCGCCAGCTCTGGGTGGCCTGTGCCTTCTGCCTGTTGTTCATGATTGGGGAAGTCACTG GtgggtacctggcacatagtttGGCGATCATGACAGACGCAGCCCACCTGCTCACTGACTTCGCCAGCATGCTCATCAGCCTCTTCTCCCTGTGGATGTCTTCCCGGCCAGCCACCAAGACCATGAACTTCGGCTGGCATCGAGCTG AGATCCTGGGCGCCCTGATCTCTGTGCTGTCCATCTGGGTCGTGACTGGGGTACTGGTGTACCTGGCGGTGGAACGGCTGATCTCTGGGGACTATGAGATCGAGAAGGGGACCATGCTGATCACGTCGGGCTGTGCTGTGGTCGTGAACATCAT AATGGGATTGATTCTTCACCAGTCTGGCCACGGACACAGCCATGGCCATGAGCACAGCCACGACACCAGCCAGCAGCAGGAGAACCCCAGTGTCCGAGCTGCCTTTATCCATGTGGTTGGAGACTTTCTGCAGAGCTTGGGTGTTTTAGTGGCAGCCTTTATTTTATACTTCAAG CCAGAGTACAAGTTTATAGACCCCATCTGCaccttcctcttctccatcctcGTCCTGGGGACAACCTTGACCATCCTGAGAGATGTGATCCTGGTGCTGATGGAAG GGACCCCCAGGGGCATGGACTTCATGGCTGTGCGGGATCTGCTGCTGTCGGTGGAGGGGGTGGAAGCCCTGCACAGCCTGCATATCTGGGCGCTGACTGTGGCCCAGCCTATCCTGTCTGTCCACGTCGCCATCG CTGGGAATGCAGACGCCCAGGCTGTGCTGAAGGCAGCCAGGACCTGCCTGCAGGGGAAGTTCCACTTCCACACCGTGACCATCCAGATAGAGGACTACTCTGAGGACATGAAGGACTGTCAGTCATGCCAGGGTCCCTCGGACTGA
- the TRIM63 gene encoding E3 ubiquitin-protein ligase TRIM63, whose protein sequence is MDYKSSLIQDGNPMENLEKQLICPICLEMFTKPVIILPCQHNLCRKCACDIFQAANPYWANRGGSVSMSGSRFRCPSCRHEVIMDRHGVYGLQRNLLVENIIDIYKQECCSRPLQKGNHPMCKEHEDEKINIYCLTCEVPTCSMCKVFGIHKACEVAPLQSVFQGQKTELSNCISMLVAGNDRVQTIITQLEDSCRVTEENSHQVKEELSRKFDMLYAILDEKKSELLQRVTREQEEKLSFHEALIQQYRQQLEKSSKLVETAIQSLDEPGGAVFLSGAKQLIRSIVEASKGCQLGKIEQGFENMDYFTLDLEHIADTLRAIDFETGEEEEEFIEEENQEEEESTEGKEEGHQ, encoded by the exons ATGGATTATAAGTCAAGCCTGATCCAGGATGGGAACCCCATGGAGAACCTGGAGAAGCAGCTGATCTGCCCCATCTGCCTGGAGATGTTTACCAAGCCAGTGATCATCTTGCCATGTCAACACAACCTCTGCCGGAAGTGTGCCTGTGACATCTTCCAG GCTGCAAATCCCTACTGGGCCAACCGGGGTGGCTCAGTGTCCATGTCTGGAAGCCGTTTCCGATGCCCCTCCTGCCGCCATGAAGTGATCATGGACCGTCATGGAGTGTACGGCCTGCAGAGGAATCTGCTGGTGGAGAACATCATTGATATCTACAAGCAGGAGTGCTGCAG TCGGCCCCTGCAGAAAGGCAACCACCCCATGTGCAAGGAGCACGAAGATGAGAAAATCAACATCTACTGCCTCACATGTGAGGTGCCCACGTGCTCCATGTGCAAGGTGTTTGGGATCCACAAGGCCTGCGAGGTGGCCCCACTGCAGAGTGTCTTCCAGGGACAAAAG ACTGAGCTGAGTAACTGTATCTCCATGCTGGTAGCAGGGAACGACCGTGTTCAGACCATCATCACTCAGCTGGAGGACTCCTGTCGAGTGACCGAG GAGAACAGTCACCAGGTGAAGGAAGAGCTGAGCCGGAAGTTCGACATGCTGTACGCCATCCTGGACGAGAAGAAGAGTGAGCTGCTGCAGCGGGTCACGCGAGAGCAGGAGGAGAAGCTCAGCTTCCACGAGGCCCTCATCCAGCAATACCGGCAGCAACTGGAGAAGTCCAGCAAGCTGGTGGAGACAGCCATCCAGTCCCTGGACGAGCCTGGCGGGGCCGTCTTCCTCTCG GGTGCCAAGCAACTCATCAGAAG CATTGTGGAAGCGTCCAAGGGTTGCCAGCTGGGGAAGATAGAGCAGGGCTTTGAAAACATGGACTACTTTACTTTGGACTTAGAGCACATAGCAGACACCCTGAGGGCCATCGACTTTGAGACAG gtgaggaagaggaggagtttattgaagaagaaaatcaggaagaggaagagtccacagaggggaaggaagaag GACACCAGTAA